The genomic window ttgtttactgtcttgcatcgtcgctggctgggtgcagctgagtacatgCGCCACTTCCCTACTctttcattcttactgcttctcccatttataccactcccctcagcttacagttagtgctgccaccacttcttgccactagcccagcagctgccgacaagaggcagggaggtgtgagtAGTGGTTTGTTtgaatctgattctcagagaccgtAGATGCAGTGGCAGGAgacggtggtcatgtgtgtgtgagttgtctgAATGATTTGTGAATGTGATGTGCTCGTttcctgacaaaggctatggccaaaaatttagtcgTGAGAGTACGATTGTCTTTTCTatatgcctgtctgtggctcagtgattatctttacggtgagttgctacctGTCCTCATTAGTGATTCTCCGAGTTTcgcgcaagttatctgttgcatggattgatcaccgtggcctcatttcatcaacatggtgtctgtgacctgtgaatagctggccacactagGGACTTCCATGACGggccaaaaccgcaggccatttctgtggcTATCTCTAACAGATCGGGCCTTTGCTCCGAAGCCcatagtttcccactaatgtgcaggccctgctggtcagatctagtctcaccaatTTGCCAACTATCTATTATGTTTACacaatgatgtctttccatgtttcgtGTAGGCTGTCATGAGTGTTGAAACaggtgctcttgaaacattcaataagttggctgttttggttactgatgctccagctaattggtcccccacaatctgcccttttTGGAACTCGATCTTTCATTGCGTGTCAACCTTATCCTCAGAATACAAATATGAAGTGCGCACTACTCGTAAAGAACCTGCCCTGATGCCTAGtctgtactgaacacgcacagtccggCACGACATGTGCCTCacctgcgttgttgaccatcaAATTCgtccatcccattactaccattgttcacattattttgcctgtcccctaTATGTATACCCCTCTAATCTTTCCATTATGCGAATTCACTTGATATAAAGTTAGAAAATGTAATTTTCATCACAATTATTGGGCTAAGGCACTGCACTGACCTTCAGgctacacaaattgtaaatatgAAGTAATGTAATACACATTCTTTATAAGTTTTTTATGAAATAAATAACCATACTACTCATTTACAAGATGATGTGTAGCAAACTGGTCATAATTTTAACCTGGGATGGTCTGCAGCATACAACACTAGTGGGTTACATCATGTGATAAGTTTTTTAACAGtttctctaataataataataataatttgttgttaTTGTCTCAGTAATCTGGTGCAAATCTTTCAAATGGATGCTGCTTCAGCTACTTCCAACTTATAGGTTAATGTGAAAACTgacgttgagaggtgaaggctaggttaaaatgaAGACTAAGACTGAAAAAATCCGTGGTCCAACCAGGATTTGATTCTGCACCCTTTCAGTTTTCAGGCAGAGACTTTACTGTTGGACCATCCACTTATGTCTCATGAGACATAAATGAACACAGCTTTCTGTGCAGTAAGCAATTTTATGCACTCTTGCACCAAAACATTCTGCAGTATCACTAAGTCTCTGGCAAAGGCAATGCTACTGTCTTCCTTTCTGATTGGCTTGGATGTGGTGGTAGGTGGTGTTTTTTGTTGGGTGTCAGGATACTGCATATACAAAGTCTTCACTCTATTCTCTTCCATTGCCCCAGAGGTACTTTGCTTCTGCTAATGAAGAGTAGACTACTGGCGTCTTGTTATACCATTGACAACAGAAATCTGTACATCTCATTGTGTGAACTGACCTGTTCAGCTCCACTATGACATGTTTCTCATTTCATTGTCAGATTGGTACTTACTCTCATTTGGAATTCTGATTAGTTGAACTGTTCCACTTTCCTGAGAACCTCACTCAGCTCCAGTTCAGTGTAAGTCCAATATCTCTGCATGTAAATAATATAGCCGCAAGCAATGTATTCACTAATTTCAGTACAACTTTTCATCTAATATTTAGAAAGTTGGAACCTTTGAGTGTGATGAAGCCTGTTCCCAAATATAATACACAGATCCTATGGGAGTCCATCTAGTAAGTCAAATGGATTTGGTTTGCCACAGATACAGTGCTTCATCATAATTTCTGACAGGAATGGAACAATCTGTTCATCTACAGATACAATGTAAGTTCTTAGATTCTGACTCTTCCAAAACTTGTACCAGAACATACATTAGGTGCATTAATATCCAATATTTTCAAAGCACTCCttaggaaaaataatttttttcctacgTGTTTTTGCTGATATACCATGGCAGCCAGAGCCCGGTACAGTGTTTAACGACTTGACAGTTCACCATAAATGACATTTGCTTCACACATATGACATCAGCTCAAAAATCTCTTGTGTGAAGTATTTGATGAAGTACTGATGTAGTGGATTGTCTTCCTTCTTCAAGAGCTGGGGCAGTTGGCAAGAGCTCAAACATGTTTGACACTAAAAAGAATTAGTTCCATTAGTTCAGCATTGTTGCAGAAGTAACTGGGGATCTATTATGTTTAACTCATCATTAAATGACAAATCTAGTTACTGCACCTGTAGATGGAAAAAAAGGGGTCACATCACCCTCATGATGCCTCCTGGAAATGGTATGATCTCTTACTTTTTTTCGGCACGACTGATTAACACGCTGATTGCTGTGTGTCCGACGGCGGCAAAAGCAGAACCCAACGCAGTATGCATGGCCTGACCAGCAGTGAAACATCCATCGCCAAGTGTGTGGAAGTCAGTGAGTTAATGGTGTGCTTCCAGGTGttcttgagtttttgtttttccattttatgcacaatattttgacaactgaCTCGGCCATTTTCTCAAAGTTCAGctagttttgctgttatgtgtagtCATTGCCTGGACTTGAACCAAATTGTGAACATTGTTGGTCTAACTCCGCTATTTATAGGAGAATTAGACTCCTGACCCTAGTTGGGTACATTGctgatgttccttgcatctctACTCGACTGTTCTGATTGTCTGTCCCCAAGTAAGATGCCATATTCACATGGATTGCGGTACACACCCAACTTTCTGAGATCTAAATCATCTTTCGACATTATGAATAATACTTATTTCAGCTGAAGGTAGTAAAATACGCTGGATGTCATGTTTCAGTAGGAGGCTACCAATCTTTCGGAATATTGGGCCAGCATAAGGTAAATGAGTGATTTTTGGCTTTTCTTCCTTGATCTTTGTGTCAACCTCTTCTCAGGCGTTCTTGATTTTGTGTGACACAGGGATCCGTCCATTGTTCTTCTAACTAACATGTGTAGCAAAGGTAGTTTGCAATCTTTTTCAAGTTCCATCATGGATTCTTCCGCTCGCTGAGGATATCAGCTTCTGTCATTAAGGAAAGAGAGATATTTATCTATTTCACTTTTAGCAAAAATCATCACTACTATCTGTTTTCACTTAAGATCACACGTCAGTGGAATGTGCCAAAACTGATAtcaaatcacacaaaaattttcgAATACATAATAGTTTTTATAAGGTACAAATCCACTGCCATATGATAAATTTACCCTACAAAACAGTGGTAAGAGCTGCCCAAATGCTACAAGTGTCTAATATTCTATTAACGATCTGCAGTAAGTATGGTTTAACAAGCATTTAGTCTCTCAGCACTGTTTAATGGTGCTTCCACTGgattaatttggaaaagaatggtCTACTGTGGCAACCGACAATACAGAATACTCTGATTTCCTGTAGTAATAGGCATTGGAGGACAAAGTTCAGCTGAAACCTTATTATTTACATAGGATGATTTTCCCAATTTTACAGTCGTTATCATTATGGCATATATGAGGAAGTAATTATGTTTCTTGATTTATCCTGCAGCATTTTCCACTTAATTTTGTAGTGAATGCAACACTTTCGTCCACTGAGTAAACCAGTGACACATCAAGCAGTAGTTATGTTTCACTTATCAACATGGTAAAGATTCTGCACTGGTCAACACCACTCAAGGATTAGTTGAGTTCTGTAGGTGACCACCTTTTGAGTATGAATTACTCACTCAGGCTTTTTCCAATGACTGACTCTAGCACCTACATTCATGACAAATTTAAGTGATTCTTCGACTTTAAATAGTTCTAACTAGATTTCCCGGGGTATTTGAAAGTTGTAGTTGATTGAATAATGATTGAGTCCTATTATAGAATGTGTTGCAAGATCATTAGAGCTTAACTGTAATGAAGACAGTGAAAACAGCAAAATGTTTGTTGAGTCATCAATGTTTGACACACATTCCTGACAAATGGAGTCGCTGGTTCACAACGTAGCGGAATAAAGTTTTCTTATCGTCACTGAAATTTACTAAGGAGAAATGAGGAAATTTCAACATAAAAACTATTCAGTTCAAAACTATCTTTTATTTTGTAGTGtaaaacagacaccacatatgttACAAACAAATCAGAAGGCACAGGAAAAACATTATTAtagatatatatacacaaataacatCACTATAACAACTGTTgtgattattaaaataaattatttatgtccAGCTAGAACACATGGAGCTTATGTTTCCTGTCAGTCAtgtgaaaaatacaaataaatattccttctattataaaatattacttttCTGTTGCACAGAATCatccataaaagaaaatattctccACAATACTGGGGGTGGGGGGTTAGTCTGTTACCTTTCAAAAGTCAAACTGAAAATTACAACTTGTGACAGAAGAGCATTTACTTACTGGAAAAAGGAACAACTGATTTAggtcccccctacacacacacacacacacacacacacacacacacaggagttgTTGAGTCTCTAGTTTCTTAATTCAACTGTTcatttgaagaaattaaaaagaaaaggctTAGCTCGATGagaaaacacacgcacacaaaaaaCCGTTAATGGTAAGATGATGTTCACCATCATCAGAGAGGGAGAAAAACAAACCaccatgaaaggtgaaaatatttacagaaaaaattaCAGTGAGGGCACCCAAATTTTAACATTCCCTATCTGTCCCTTCTGacaaaggaaacatttgtaagaagaTAATTCATCACTTATGCAGTGGTAGTGTgcataggaagggggggggggaggggggggaataatCATTATCTGGTTTAATTGATTTCAAATACTGGGACCTTTGTGCTCCAGTGCTGATACCATTCACTTAatataataattttctttctttggaAACATTATCTTGAAAAACAGCAACTTACATTATCACAGCTATTAACAGAATAATATACATAGAGGTTGGTTCCCCCTTGAACACTGAAATGTCCTTATTTCGCACATTTCCAATGTATTATGCAACAAAATACCGTCCTGTTTTGTGCTGAAGCTTTCCTAGACTGTGCAGCACAGATGCTTACGTTTTTTCCTTATACGTCCACTAGTTTTATTCTGCTTACACACATTGGTATCAGTTTGTTGTACAACAACAACTGGTTTGCATAAATACAGATTATTTACCAGGTTCAAAACTTCGACAGCTGCTTCGCTAGTTTCCATTTTCATATTTACATGCTCTGGAGTTTTTTGATCGTCGAAAGGAACATAATTCCCCAATTCTGTCCGCTCAAAAAGTTCACCACAATTGAGGCATAATTCTACAGTAGTATCCAAACCACAATAGCTGCATTTACATTTCTGCAAGGGTAAGTTTACATAAAATGATATACTATGCTTGTGTCCCGGTAACCATATGTCGCGCAGAAGTATCTCAATGCTTCTTGATGAGGTATATTGATGGCTGTGAAATTTAGAAAGAGCTGAGCAGTATTTTTCTACTGTTGAGTAAAACCCTTCAACTGATTCTTCTTcatcaacatgaaaataaaaacagtGCTGTCTGTCACAAATATTGCTTCTATCCTTTACATCTGATTTAATGTTATGAATTATGTCAATTAACTGTCTACGAGGAGTTATTCTTTTTGCTTGAGAGCCCATCACAGTATAGAAAGCAGATACACCCTGGAATTTAACCGAAGGAGGGCACTTACAGTGAGAAAACGTAGATGAAATGGATTCTCTTGTTTCTATGGAAAGACATGTACATTTTAAAAAGTTGTATGCATGAGAAAGTGTCATTTTATTTGGATTAACAACACATTCACTAGGGGAAgttgcatgcagtttgtttctttCAGAAATTTTGAATCTTGGAGACTGATTTGCCATACTAGGTTGATTGCTGAAACTTGAGCAGGCTTTCTGAGCTGCATTAAATGCCATTAATTGAAGGAAAGATTTAATCAAATCACCTTCCCCATTTGATGATGCCTGTGAGTTTGGTGACATATTGTGTAGTTTACAGTCAGTTAATCTAGGCAGACAATCAGCATTTACATAAAGTTCCGTTGTGAAGAATACTTGTATTTTGGAACACGATAACAATTTCCCAACATTCACTCTAACAGGATTAGCAATTACACATGTCTTACTGTGAACTGATGGTGCAACAGGGTCTGGAGGCACGATCTTTTCAAATGACATTTTCCTGTGAAAACTTTGAGGTCTACAGTTCTGAGACCTGTTTATATTGTTACAATCATTCTTAGCTGAACCTTCAAATACTGATGAATAAATTTCTGTCAAAGATCCAGCAGTGTTTGTATTAGAACAATCTTCAAATCTGTCTAATGTGTTGCAGCTATCTGAAGCAGTTGTGACTGTTCTTGATCTTGATTTTAGTGGGATTTCATGTAAAGAAAAATCCTGTGAGCAAGTAGAAATATAACACTCAGGATACACCGAAGATGACAATTTTGTTTGCTCTATGGCCTTGTCAACTCCTTGCTGTATCAAAGTTGTACGAAGTGCACGGATTGAAGGAATGGTTTGAAGTTCTTTCAAAGATGCCAATTTCATGGCAGCATTCAACAAGACCTCTTTGGGTGATACATCAGCAGTCTTGCTGGTAATGGGTTTTGCTAAAGAATGCTGAGAAACTTTCAATTCACTGTTAATTTGTAAATGACTGCAACTACCAGACGCAGTATCTAGTGCATTATCCCTCTCAAACAGAACAGGGCCACTGCTGCAACCAATATTGTCCTTTTGCTTTACTGAATTCGTAGCACTAAAATGTGGTGATCTATAATACGAAACATTGGGTATACAAATTTCATCATAGTGAACTTGGACAGGTCTCTTTACCCTTCCTAAATGCATTTCTTCTTCCATAGAAGAGCACCTTGGTTTGATTATGCCAGAAAAATCATCTCCAAAACTTAATATGTGTACTACACCATTAGTTTCTACTTTGTATTTCCCCTTGTCTTTTGGTAAGTTTTCACTTGTTGCTGTGCATTTGTACATGCCATTATTTCCTTTCACCATATATCttaatttttcagcattttctgcATCCAATGGTTGATAATTTCTGTTATCAATCAATCCAACCTGTTGGGAAAAGAAGCAGTGTGTTAAACATATCTAAGTAAAACGTCTATATATAACTTCTATATACTACTTCaacatggaaaacacacacacacacacacacacacacacacacacacacacatatacataaacaaagatgacgtaacttaccaaacgaaagcattggtatgttgatagacacacaaacacacacacaaaattcaggctttcgcaacccacggttgcttcatcaggaaagagtgtgtgtctatcaacataccaacgctttcgtttggtaagttacataatctttgtttttagatatgtttttcccaCATGGAgtgtttccctccctccctctccctctctcgattgaatataatagagggaaacattccacgcgggaaacatatatctaaaaacacagatgatgtgacttaccgaacgaaagtgctggcaggtcgatagacacacaaacaaacacaaacatacacacaaaattcaagctttcgcaacaaactgttgcctcatcaggaaagagggaaggagagggaaagacgaaaggatgtggattttaagggagagtgtaaggagtcattccaatcccgggagtggaaagacttaccttaggggggaaaagggacaggtataaactcgcacacacacacatatccatccgcacatacacagacacaagcagatatttgtaaaggcaaagagtttgggcagagatgtcagtcgaggcagaagtacggaggcaaagatgttgttgaaagacagcaaattgaaattagcggaaattgaggcctggcggataacgagaagagaggatatactgaagggcaagttcccatctccggagttctgacaggttggtgttagtgggaagtatccagataacccggacggtgtaacactgtgccaagatgtgatggccgtgcaccaaggcatgtttagccacagggtgatcctcattaccaacaaacactgtctgcctgtgtccattcatgcgaatggactgtttgttgctggtcattcccacatagaaagcttcacagtgtaggcaggtcagttggtaaatcacatgggtgctttcgcacgtggctctgcctttgatcgtgtacaccttccgggttacaggactggagtaggtggtggtgggagggtgcatgggacaggttttacaccaggggcggttacaaaggtaggagccagagggtagggaagctggtttggggatttcatagggatgaactaacaggttacgaaggttaggtggacggcggaaagacactcttggtggagtggggaggatttcatgaaggatggatctcatttcagggcaggatttgaggaagtcgtatccctgctggagagccacattcagagtctggtccagtcccggaaagtatcctgtcacaagtggggcacttttgtggttcttctgtgggaggttctgggtttgaggtgatgaggaagtggctctggttatttgcttctgtaccaggtcgggagggtagttgcgggatgcgaaagctgttgtcaggttgttggtgtaatggttcagagattcctgactggagcagattcgtttgccacgaagacctaggctgtagggaaggaaccgtttgatgtggaatgggtggcagctgtcataatggaggtactgttgcttgttggtgggtttgatgtggacggacgtgtgaagctggccattggacagatggaggtcaacgtcaaggaaagtggcgtgggatttggagtagggccaggtgaatctgatggaaccaaaggagttgaggttggaaattctggagttcttcttcactgtgagtccagacaatgaagatgtcatcaataaacctgtaccaaactttgggttggcaggcctgggtaaccaagaaagcttcctctaagcgaccaatgaataggttggcgtacgagggggccatcccggtacccttggctgttccctttaattgttggtatgtctggccttcaaaagtgaagaagttgtgggtcaggatgaagctggctaaggtaatgaggaaagaggttttaggtagggtcgcaggtgatcggtgtgaaaggaagtgctccatcgcagcggaatattccgcacgtccagggcctcgctgcgatggagcacttcctttcgtaCCGATCACCTGcgaccctacctaaaacctctttcctcattaccttagccagcttcatcctgacccacaaattcttcacttttgaaggccagacataccaacaattaaagggaacagccatgggtaccaggatggccccctcgtacgccaacctattcattggTCGCTTAgaagaagccttcttggttacccaggcctgccaacccaaagtttggtacagatttattgatgacatcttcatgatctggactcacagtggagaagaactccagaatttccaacctcaactcctttggttccatcagattcatctggtcctactccaaatcccacgccactttccttgacgttgacctccatctgtccaatggccagcttcacacgtccgtccacatcaaacccaccaacaagcaacagtacctccattatgacagctgccacccattccacatcaaacggttccttccctacagcctaggtcttcgtggcaaacgaatctgctccagtccggaatctctgaaccattacaccaacaacctgacaacatgagacctgagtttctcctggcgtatacaactttcaaataacttccgggaattcagccaggtaacactttcagcaaccgccgatatttcggcgggagaacaccccgccattttcaaggcaaactgcaacggacaggcggcgtgcatgcaaatttaatacctcggttctgcgacagaagcaggaaagataacacacacactgaacactagtgccaccaaagatgaccaaagtcagagctatcgatagtgagactatgaattcacaggtgaggcagcattgactctgttcctctgttttttgacaagggagagagccggattccaaacagagtttaaacagaaacctccatccctgttaacgaggttgctcgctagtttaatctcaactgcctccttaatgacactgtcccaatagctggacgtgcatgccaatatctcggtgttattatataacatggggtgaccagtatccaagcaatgttcggcaatagcagatctatttggctgctgtaatcgtgtgtgccgtttatgctcagtacatctgtcctccacggtcctgatagtttgaccaatatatgccataccgcagctacagggaatacgatacacacctgccttacgcaatccaagatcatccttaacggaactcaaaagtgctctaattttagatggaggtcggaaaacacatttcacatcgtatttccgtaaaatacgaccgatcttattggacgtgtttcctacgtaaggcaaaaaggcagtagacttaggtgttgactcagaattatcatcaatcacccgatgtacagttgctcgatagcgcaacgcacgttcaatctgtctatcactataaccattttgacgaaatgtaacttcaagatgggacagctcagctggcaaagtctcagcgtcagaaacgacatgtgccctgtgtaccaaggtatgaagtaccccttcacgctgagccgaatggtgacaactattagcttgtaagtacaaatcggtgtgagtacgtttcctgtagactgcatgtcccaatgatccatcatccttcctcctaaccaacacgtcgagaaagggaaggcaaccatcctcttccacctccatcgtaaaacgaacatctgaactcgatccacccgaacattcgttttacgatggaggtggaagaggatggttgccttccctttctcgacgtgttggttaggaggaaggatgatggatcattgggacatgcagtctacaggaaacgtactcacaccgatttgtacttacaagctaatagttgtcaccattcggctcagcgtgaaggggtacttcgtaccttggtacacagggcacatgtcgtttctgacgctgagactttgccagctgagctgtcccatcttgaagttacatttcgtcaaaatggttatagtgatagacagattgaacgtgcgttgcgctatcgaccaactgtacatcgggtgattgatgataattctgagtcaacacctaagtctactgcctttttgccttacgtaggaaacacgtccaataagatcggtcgtattttacggaaatacgatgtgaaatgtgttttccgacctccatctaaaattagagcacttttgagttccgttaaggatgatcttggattgcgtaaggcaggtgtgtatcgtattccctgtagctgcggtatggcatatattggtcaaactatcaggaccgtggaggacagatgtactgagcataaacggcacacacgattacagcagccaaatagatctgctattgccgaacattgcttggatactggtcaccccatgttatataataacaccgagatattggcatgcacgtccagctattgggacagtgtcattaaggaggcagtt from Schistocerca nitens isolate TAMUIC-IGC-003100 chromosome 5, iqSchNite1.1, whole genome shotgun sequence includes these protein-coding regions:
- the LOC126259414 gene encoding uncharacterized protein LOC126259414 isoform X2, whose protein sequence is MMMRMSHQFVIPSHSSSTADCKYCEHVHTFSFMHSEVGWKNELLPFHPEKKVVETVANGINFVQMNGIQLHTKDAGAMMHDGKHMHQNQANTKESVEVIVDRYDGEQHFARTNETEQDFVSRKQHFARTNETEQDFVSRIEKLEKLVERACMAAKVHQNQAMIVGYNKEQHASEVAAASMKTEIINSSGAASPTIKLHHDLEYEPNEIGNTVNAGKNSSFPIIDAGTHCQNETILTHDKYVKHPSSTNKLAAAHLQVVTTHWKFGNIKVSTNRNLDTFDISKAAIHRQCSACNIHVHKVPVDYKEKNAVAKLQACELPLTVSSYSALSHDTCTVRQNYKLPDKMSVCSKITADVAIKRKRRHNQNESEICELPKKKRVTSAGIAPVILGPPSFQEFSPYHEGVMSVFNALKTFQNILGGAEGRNKVESNLTDLGENLENWLTYQSSLSRLRAVPRVNSDKKLREIRRYIIRYLRNRNANMAFSQENEKLLCSSPDLRICDTHSDHHTKRALIMRSEGNEIIMQDLSKESWQSTLGKIGGRCYKNSSAVQMKSESHVCSSGNQQTCVSSQSQELRAFNSTVSIKQQTVEENNSLQDNLHKSKMCEPAVEHIGETESSNVQNVKVGLIDNRNYQPLDAENAEKLRYMVKGNNGMYKCTATSENLPKDKGKYKVETNGVVHILSFGDDFSGIIKPRCSSMEEEMHLGRVKRPVQVHYDEICIPNVSYYRSPHFSATNSVKQKDNIGCSSGPVLFERDNALDTASGSCSHLQINSELKVSQHSLAKPITSKTADVSPKEVLLNAAMKLASLKELQTIPSIRALRTTLIQQGVDKAIEQTKLSSSVYPECYISTCSQDFSLHEIPLKSRSRTVTTASDSCNTLDRFEDCSNTNTAGSLTEIYSSVFEGSAKNDCNNINRSQNCRPQSFHRKMSFEKIVPPDPVAPSVHSKTCVIANPVRVNVGKLLSCSKIQVFFTTELYVNADCLPRLTDCKLHNMSPNSQASSNGEGDLIKSFLQLMAFNAAQKACSSFSNQPSMANQSPRFKISERNKLHATSPSECVVNPNKMTLSHAYNFLKCTCLSIETRESISSTFSHCKCPPSVKFQGVSAFYTVMGSQAKRITPRRQLIDIIHNIKSDVKDRSNICDRQHCFYFHVDEEESVEGFYSTVEKYCSALSKFHSHQYTSSRSIEILLRDIWLPGHKHSISFYVNLPLQKCKCSYCGLDTTVELCLNCGELFERTELGNYVPFDDQKTPEHVNMKMETSEAAVEVLNLVNNLYLCKPVVVVQQTDTNVCKQNKTSGRIRKKRKHLCCTV